The following proteins are co-located in the Cyanobacteria bacterium GSL.Bin1 genome:
- a CDS encoding glycosyltransferase: MLYPIKVVEIELSQSIPDFVNLERYFFLRALVRLHGVPLGYVQAPITLGKCRSQTLSKLILDQYSESIICQLLKNGLASPERPKDLRIEDLVNLPPAPFAGEKPLVTVAVCTRDRAEDMKRCLEAITKLDYPHLEILVVDNAPKTEATKELIDQHYPQVRYVREPRPGLDWARNRAILEANGEIIAYTDDDVVVDSGWVSAIAQTFVENPEVMAVTGLVAPYELETEAQVLFQEYGGFGRGFREKWYRKTTPKLPWQWLGAGQFGTGANMAYRRSVFAEIGCFDPALDVGTPTNGGGDLEMFFRVLKSGYTLVYNPKAMIWHRHRREYAQLKLQISFNGSLYALWLSIAKAYPEDFLSCLIIGLWWMFYWNIRRTVIALGHKTQFPLDLILAELKGAFAGFAAYPKAQQQVQQIVEKYGSQTDSPLAIRLSSEIHPNPSDQYSSVIAVREIELSQPLQPLTDLENYPCVRIFLNWHHCPFGHVDCPNNYHPLSRITLARLIVDQCQDRLLDPFQESQKELVRLQALNAVAQSYGLSTPEPTLVLPNDISVSVVVATFDRPHDLRNCLEHLQVQKTARSVEIVVVDNHPESGLTSPVVEDFPDVVLVQESRQGLAYARNAGFLASTGEILIATDDDVTVPSDWLEKLVTPFARSDVMTVTGNVLPLELETKYQQAFENYGGLGRGYDHLEVNGRWYDLFPHKPSPTWLLGATANAAFRRTIFTHPEIGLMDECLGPGMPSGVGEDTYLFYKVIKAGYTIVYEPKAYVWHKHRRSEQALKRQLYGYSKGHVSYNLTTWLRDGDWRGLAQVLLGLPYAHYYRIKEYLLRRSDYPLSLIFLEILGNLAGPWSLWRSRLRVKKEGRSLPDPMQSPFASPPATVSTQLKG, translated from the coding sequence ATGCTTTATCCGATTAAAGTGGTTGAGATTGAATTAAGCCAATCGATTCCAGATTTTGTAAATTTAGAGCGGTACTTTTTTTTGAGGGCTTTAGTTCGTCTGCATGGCGTTCCTTTAGGATATGTTCAAGCCCCCATTACTTTGGGAAAATGCCGATCCCAAACTTTATCCAAGCTGATTCTAGATCAATACAGTGAGTCAATTATTTGCCAATTGCTTAAAAATGGCTTAGCCTCGCCAGAACGTCCCAAAGACTTACGGATTGAAGATTTGGTGAACTTGCCCCCTGCGCCGTTTGCGGGGGAAAAGCCCTTGGTAACGGTTGCTGTTTGCACGCGCGATCGCGCTGAGGATATGAAACGCTGTTTAGAGGCAATCACAAAGTTAGACTATCCCCATCTCGAAATCCTGGTTGTTGATAATGCACCAAAAACCGAAGCAACAAAAGAATTAATTGACCAGCACTATCCCCAAGTTCGCTACGTGCGGGAACCGCGTCCGGGACTAGATTGGGCAAGGAATCGGGCTATTTTGGAAGCAAACGGGGAAATTATTGCCTATACTGATGATGATGTGGTCGTTGATTCAGGTTGGGTAAGCGCGATCGCGCAAACATTTGTGGAAAATCCAGAAGTCATGGCGGTGACGGGATTAGTTGCGCCCTATGAACTAGAAACCGAAGCGCAAGTGTTATTTCAAGAATATGGGGGGTTTGGGCGAGGATTTAGAGAAAAGTGGTATCGTAAAACGACCCCAAAATTACCTTGGCAATGGCTCGGTGCTGGGCAATTTGGCACTGGGGCGAATATGGCTTATCGTCGATCGGTCTTTGCCGAAATTGGTTGTTTTGATCCAGCGTTGGATGTAGGAACCCCCACGAATGGTGGGGGGGATCTAGAAATGTTTTTTCGGGTGCTTAAATCAGGTTATACGTTAGTTTACAATCCAAAAGCGATGATTTGGCACCGTCACCGTCGCGAGTATGCTCAGTTAAAACTTCAAATTTCCTTTAATGGCAGCCTGTATGCCTTATGGTTGAGTATTGCCAAGGCTTACCCAGAAGATTTTCTCTCTTGTTTGATAATTGGTTTGTGGTGGATGTTCTACTGGAATATTCGTCGCACTGTGATTGCTTTAGGGCATAAAACTCAGTTTCCCCTCGATCTGATTCTTGCTGAGTTGAAAGGAGCTTTTGCGGGATTTGCCGCCTATCCAAAAGCGCAACAACAAGTGCAGCAGATTGTTGAAAAATATGGTTCGCAAACGGATTCTCCTCTCGCCATTCGTCTCTCCTCTGAAATTCATCCAAATCCCAGTGATCAATATAGTTCAGTGATCGCGGTTAGAGAAATTGAATTAAGCCAACCCCTCCAACCTCTCACTGATTTAGAAAACTATCCCTGCGTTCGCATTTTTTTAAATTGGCATCATTGCCCTTTTGGTCATGTAGATTGCCCAAATAATTACCATCCTCTTTCTCGGATCACTCTTGCTCGCCTCATAGTTGATCAATGTCAGGATCGGTTACTAGACCCTTTCCAAGAAAGCCAAAAAGAGCTCGTGAGGTTGCAAGCACTTAATGCCGTTGCTCAAAGCTATGGTTTATCAACCCCTGAGCCAACCCTTGTTTTACCTAATGACATTTCAGTTTCAGTGGTAGTTGCGACGTTTGACCGTCCTCATGACTTGCGGAACTGTTTAGAGCATCTTCAAGTACAGAAAACAGCTCGTTCAGTTGAAATTGTTGTAGTTGATAATCATCCAGAATCAGGACTAACTTCACCGGTTGTTGAAGACTTTCCTGATGTGGTGTTAGTGCAAGAATCGCGACAAGGGCTGGCTTATGCCAGAAATGCAGGATTCCTTGCTAGCACTGGAGAAATCTTAATTGCTACTGATGATGATGTTACTGTACCGTCGGACTGGTTAGAAAAACTGGTGACTCCCTTTGCTCGGTCAGATGTCATGACCGTGACTGGAAATGTCTTACCTTTAGAATTAGAAACCAAGTATCAACAGGCTTTTGAAAATTACGGTGGATTAGGACGGGGTTATGATCATTTAGAAGTGAATGGCAGATGGTATGATTTGTTTCCTCACAAGCCTTCTCCCACTTGGTTGCTAGGAGCAACCGCTAATGCTGCGTTCCGAAGGACAATATTTACCCATCCTGAGATTGGATTAATGGATGAGTGCTTAGGGCCAGGAATGCCTTCTGGGGTTGGAGAAGATACGTATTTATTTTACAAAGTGATTAAAGCAGGATATACCATTGTCTATGAACCAAAAGCCTATGTTTGGCATAAGCATCGCAGAAGTGAGCAGGCTTTGAAGCGACAACTCTATGGTTATAGTAAGGGTCATGTTTCTTACAACCTTACCACTTGGCTTCGAGATGGGGACTGGCGAGGATTAGCCCAGGTTTTACTGGGTTTACCCTACGCCCACTATTATCGAATTAAAGAATATCTGTTACGTCGCAGTGATTATCCACTATCTTTAATATTCCTAGAAATTCTAGGTAATTTAGCGGGTCCTTGGTCGTTGTGGCGATCGCGCTTACGAGTAAAGAAAGAAGGGCGTAGTCTGCCCGATCCGATGCAATCGCCTTTCGCTAGCCCTCCTGCCACTGTTTCAACCCAACTTAAAGGGTAA